A single region of the Zootoca vivipara chromosome 2, rZooViv1.1, whole genome shotgun sequence genome encodes:
- the LOC132591213 gene encoding zinc finger protein 436-like translates to MVSKTPSEQSLLKGGVERGAMQLPQALLTFEEVAVFFTEEEWALLDPGQRALHKEVMEENYEMVASLESDLSSCWEEGQDPFLQDPKEVEISEGDRKKSRNYGEPLMVSSENVEHEAGKNTFVKQQTPQKHIGNILKNGERKSSTTQDTDIHVTLNPQEECAGSSSVECGKSFSQSGSVSLHQRTQTGEKAFQCIECGKRLSSAGNLVKHKKTHTGEKPFKCMECGKSFSQSGNLIAHQRTHTGEKPFTCMVCGKSFSLNHHLTLHQRTHTGENLHKCMECGKSFCTNSFLTAHQRTHTEEKLFKSMVCENSFSHNYRFTLHQRTHGGEKLHKCLVCGKSFSCRSNLTLHQRTHTGEKPFKCTECGKSFSQSGNLAAHQRTHTADKPFKCMVCGKSFSFNYSLTLHQRTHTGEKPFKCMECGKSFRASSVLIVHQRTHTGEKPFKCVECGKSFRQSGRLTAHQRTHTGEKPFKCIECGKSFSQSGNLTIHQRTHRTEKPFKCMVCGKSFSLNYYLTLHQRTHTGEKLFECMECGKSFSCRSALTAHQRTHTVGKPYECMVCGKSFRRRSNLTLHQRTHTGQKPFKCMECGMNFSQGGNLIAHQRTHTA, encoded by the exons ATGGTCTCCAAGACACCCTCTGAACAGTCTCTTCTTAAAGGTGGAGTGGAAAGAGGAGCCATGCAGCTTCCTCAG gccctcttgacctttgaggaggtggctgtctttttcacggaggaggagtgggctctgctggatccaggccaaagagccctgcacaaggaagtcatggaggagaattatgaGATGGTGGCCTCTTTAG AATCAGACCTCAGTTCCTGTTGGGAAGAGGGACAAGATCCATTTCTCCAGGATCCCAAAGAAGTGGAGATCTCAGAAG GTGACAGGAAGAAGAGCAGGAATTATGGGGAACCATTGATGGTGTCATCAGAAAATGTGGAGCATGAAGCAGGGAAAAATACATTTGTGAAACAACAGACACCCCAAAAGCATATaggaaacattttgaaaaatggggaaaggaaatCCTCTACTACGCAGGACACTGATATCCATGTCACTCTGAATCCACAGGAAGAATGTGCAGGGAGCAGCAGTgtggagtgtgggaaaagcttcagtcagagtggaagtgTTAGTTTACATCAGAGAACCCAAACAGGGGAGAAAGCGTTTCAATgcattgagtgtggaaagaggttAAGTAGTGCTGGTAACCTGGTCAagcataaaaaaacccacacaggggagaagccatttaaatgcatggagtgcggaaagagtttCAGCCAGAGCGGAAACCTTATTGcacatcaaagaacccacacaggggagaaaccatttacatGCATGGTGTGTGGGAAGAGTTTCAGTCTCAATCACCATCTTACTTTACATCAAAGAACGCACACTGGGGAGAATCTgcataaatgcatggagtgtggaaagagcttctgtacCAATAGTTTCCTTACCGCGCATCAGAGAACCCATACCGAGGAGAAActatttaaatctatggtgtgtgaAAATAGCTTCAGTCATAATTACCGTTTTACTCTACATCAAAGAACCCATGGTGGGGAGAAACTGCATAAATGcttggtgtgtggaaagagcttcagttgtagGAGTAACCTTACTTtacatcaaagaacccacactggggagaaaccctttaaatgtacagagtgtggaaagagcttcagccagagcggAAATCTTGCTGcacatcaaagaacccacacagcagataaaccatttaaatgtatggtatgtggaaagagtttcagtttcAATTACTCTCTCACTTtacatcaaagaacccacaccggggagaaaccgttcaaatgcatggaatgtggaaagagctttcgtgcAAGTAGTGTCCTAATTGTGCATCAAAGaacccacactggggagaagccatttaaatgtgtggagtgtggaaagagcttcaggcagagTGGAAGACTGACTGCACATCAGAGAAcgcacactggggagaaaccttttaaatgtattgagtgtggaaagagcttcagccagagtggaaaccttaccatacatcaaagaacccacagaacagagaaaccatttaaatgtatggtgtgtggaaagagtttcagtctcAATTACTATCTGACTTtacatcaaagaacccacaccGGTGAAAAattatttgaatgcatggagtgtggaaagagcttcagttgtagGAGTGCTCTTACCGcacatcaaagaacccacacagTGGGGAAACCATATGAATGcatggtgtgtggaaagagcttcaggcgtAGGAGTAACCTTACTTTACATCAAAGAACCCATACTgggcagaaaccatttaaatgtatggaatgtggaatgaACTTCAGCCAGGGTGGAAACCTTATTGCACATCAAAGAACGCACACAGCGTAG
- the LOC118081241 gene encoding uncharacterized protein LOC118081241, translated as MASETPSERSLLISGMERGARQLPQALLTFVEVAVFFTEEEWALLDPGQRALYKEVMEDNYEMAASLLLDLNSCREERRDPLIQNPKEEEISAGNGQESENYYEPSMVAVENMEHEAQNETFANQQSTERSLRCGNHQLRLRLAAGCAFCLWPLARRRSNGPPLPGKIRKKMGGGGGDIPLKKAKTMCKYLERWESEFSFLKKSRVGHRYAFCTICCCDFSVSHGGRTAVTQHTKSAKHNHGVKAQKHAPTMSTFVTRNTKKAGTVIKAGKVIKAEVTMAMLCAKNNVSFTFCDDYNKCVADMFPDSAIARKYSAGRTETAQIIKGAIAAELDDEVSKTCRSQPFSLMCDELNNRKTDKEFVIMARLYDEANLQVVTRFFEMPICNVGNAENLYEKLSEALRKRGIPWENLIAFNSDNASVMKDKHDSVISRLKTTQPHIQDLGCICHLVQLATGCAIREAQVPVEDILVRIYTHFDKSAKRCEVDKEFVDFTDSDHLKLLRYYCNTRWLSLLTCIQRVLNQWAALTAYFNSLEEVEKSANLRDIASHLGDPVVKIYFLFLAAALKPLSEFNIAFQSEEVQIHRLKEEMCKLIKKILGFLVPARALVGVPLREVKYGEGHQLADEDLFIGANTKAFMRSTELPASAEKKIFQTVRRFYEAVLQQMFSSFPLDNPLLRDLKVLDPAACLDVTPEAVESLVALLPQLSLNEDRLREELLVYQLTDSKQVFQEEKIDRFWGLLGKDVRFRELPRLMKALLCIPHSNASSERVFSMVRNIVTEDRMALLDNGTVSALLACKINDYGPAHKYTPSKRVLKAARPATHLYNQSLMDAREEPKD; from the exons ATGGCCTCCGAGACACCCTCTGAACGGTCTCTTCTTATAAGTGGAATGGAAAGAGGAGCCAGGCAGCTTCCTCAG gccctcttgacctttgtggaggtggctgtgtttttcacggaggaggagtgggctctgctggatccaggccaaagagctctgtacaaggaagtcatggaggataaTTATGAGATGGCAGCCTCTCTAT TATTGGACCTCAATTCCTGTCGGGAAGAAAGACGAGATCCATTAATCCAGAATCCCAAAGAAGAGGAGATATCAGCAG GTAATGGGCAGGAGAGTGAGAATTATTATGAGCCATCCATGGTGGCTGTAGAAAACATGGAGCATGAAGCACAGAATGAGACCTTTGCAAATCAACAATCAACCGAAAG GTCGCTGCGCTGTGGGAACCACCAATTGAGGCTTCGTTTGGCTGCTGGCTGCGCTTTCTGCCTTTGGCCTTTGGCTCGGAGGCGCTCCAACGGCCCACCCTTGCCAGGGAAAATAAG gaaaaagatgggtggaggtggaggagacaTTCCTTTGAAGAAAGCCAAGACGATGTGCAAGTATCTCGAGAGATGGGAAAGCGAATTTAGCTTCTTGAAGAAAAGCAGAGTGGGCCACCGTTACGCATTCTGCACCATTTGCTGTTGCGATTTTAGTGTCTCCCACGGGGGAAGGACGGCTGTCACTCAGCATACAAAATCAGCCAAACACAATCACGGGGTAAAGGCACAGAAACATGCCCCGACAATGTCCACATTTGTGACTAGGAATACCAAAAAGGCTGGCACGGTCATAAAGGCTGGCAAGGTCATAAAGGCAGAGGTTACAATGGCCATGCTGTGTGCCAAAAACAATGTTTCTTTCACCTTCTGCGACGACTACAACAAGTGTGTAGCTGACATGTTCCCGGACTCTGCCATTGCACGGAAATATTCTGCGGGGAGAACCGAAACTGCGCAAATCATAAAAG GTGCCATAGCAGCAGAGCTAGATGACGAGGTGTCAAAAACATGCCGATCTCAGCCCTTTTCATTGATGTGTGACGAATTGAACAACAGAAAAACAGACAAAGAATTTGTCATCATGGCTAGACTCTACGATGAGGCCAATCTGCAGGTCGTTACCAGATTTTTTGAGATGCCCATATGCAACGTTGGAAATGCAGAAAATCTTTATGAAAAGCTTAGTGAAGCATTAAG aaAAAGAGGCATTCCGTGGGAGAACCTGATAGCCTTCAACTCTGATAATGCGAGTGTCATGAAAGACAAACACGACTCTGTTATCAGCAGACTGAAGACCACACAGCCCCACATTCAGGATCTTGGCTGCATCTGCCACCTAGTACAGCTGGCCACTGGCTGTGCCATCAGAGAAGCGCAGGTACCTGTTGAAGACATCCTGGTCAGAATATACACCCACTTTGATAAAAG TGCCAAAAGATGTGAAGTCGACAAGGAGTTTGTAGATTTTACTGATTCAGACCACCTGAAACTGCTCAGGTACTACTGCAACACCCGATGGCTGAGTCTGTTAACCTGCATCCAGAGAGTGTTGAACCAATGGGCCGCACTAACG GCCTACTTTAATAGCCTTGAGGAGGTGGAGAAGAGCGCCAATCTACGTGATATAGCCAGCCATCTGGGTGATCCGGTCGTGAAGATCTACTTCTTGTTCCTGGCTGCTGCCCTTAAGCCTTTATCTGAATTTAATATTGCCTTCCAG TCAGAGGAAGTGCAGATTCACAGGCTTAAAGAGGAGATGTGCAAGCTGATCAAGAAGATCCTGGGCTTCCTCGTACCAGCCAGGGCCTTGGTGGGTGTACCTCTCAGGGAGGTGAAGTATGGAGAAGGACATCAGTTGGCTGATGAAGACCTCTTTATTGGAGCAAACACAAAGGCATTCATGAGAAGCACAGAGCTTCCTGCGTCCGCCGAGAAGAAAATCTTTCA AACTGTGAGAAGATTCTACGAAGCAGTGCTTCAGCAGAtgttctcctcctttcccctcgACAATCCCCTCCTGAGGGACTTGAAAGTGCTGGACCCTGCTGCTTGCCTTGATGTTACTCCAgaggcag tggAAAGTCTAGTGGCCCTGCTCCCTCAGTTGAGCTTGAACGAAGATAGGCTGAGAGAGGAACTCCTTGTCTACCAGCTGACAGACAGCAAGCAAGTCTTCCAAGAAGAAAAAATCGACAGATTCTGGGGCCTACTAGGGAAGGATGTGAGGTTCAGGGAGCTGCCAAGATTAATGAAGGCGTTACTCTGTATTCCCCACAGCAATGCCAGTTCTGAAAGGGTGTTTAGTATGGTGAGAAATATAGTTACAGAGGATAGGATGGCATTATTAGACAACGGCACTGTTTCTGCTTTGCTTGCCTGTAAAATCAACGACTATGGCCCAGCCCACAAATACACTCCTTCCAAAAGAGTGTTAAAGGCTGCAAGGCCTGCAACACATTTGTATAATCAGTCATTAATGGATGCCAGAGAAGAGCCAAAAGACTGA